The Agarilytica rhodophyticola genome has a window encoding:
- a CDS encoding RHS repeat-associated core domain-containing protein, which produces MSQEEHSLGGGSSSNIIDDAKEDLDNFPTANIYDGGCAECACEIPIELKYEKDDAPVPDAEFVVKWGEQEEGEEGEIIVTPKTDAQKAAPEIKGVVDTNGLARVKNSPCGSYVVLFGEGSDALKVESLDEKSDLYLAIEDASAKAGVGSLTPTGRGQLMWWLVYWTKQKAAKYKIEQIRHKNISDKTEITAFVEKHGKALWTDNNGQVDQRAKSEVLQELRNDSLADIATDNWNPFSSDGALVRLEQELNNRLDHINYPDDPAANKVAKELETTLVNGIKIPDSRFYKILQNIGQAERVAAQLFDPDADDGWDVFLLVAEAILGFIPVVGDIIDVIDIIRWVCQFLGDDGETPTTWDYIELGALSLGFIPVAGFFLKKAFAPIARFFAGIRGASKASGKASDLLQETIKVLRNVANGNLVKWIRKKQQEVKHHVDFLKEKMVKMCESVIAALKEYIDKLWFRSRFAEKILTAFKTFKDKVEEYLDLFFEMIDELVKTFIKKIANRFTATTVAKNSKETTVFKLGRRQADGSGGLAKKGHGKPKGPCPKAGQLATMGTLVAASSLAGPSSNPAEESNPVNMILGQPFINQVDISAGHFTLERTWTPGQGGGLFGPHWSTPLSNFVEIGPEGAIFQTAMGRKIPFDVPFDGAVCVNIHDNNYKLMAYGNGYAIEDANNLLWIYQWHDGMVRRLSAVRDSNGQGFDIAYAPDTEAPIGLKPTQITLTNGDIYDLEVQGGRLQRVHHRASGIIEAEFDYNEQGLLIGASDAAGYRMGYAYDSKRRVVGLDYNGEHCTAYEYDNQNRVIGVATDTDYYHDRFDYGQPNSEGVRAVSFINTLGERKSLHIDSEDQVIAVIEPQGRVNKYHYNQDGDVVRVITPQKSEFNYQWDTLSNLLAITYPDGSTEAFERDKRGRLLSYTDQGGAQWQYERDDKGNIIAEHSPDGRCWRYQLNERGQATRIYQPDGSIVTLAYNAQQRLSQWTDALGATTTFTYNSHGQLSTRTYPDGTATHFQYDTMGRITAATLANGSSLQWRWSARGDLIEAIDGEGKKTQRQYGPYGLLQAVTDPSGGTVHFEYDQLLRLTDVINENNERYRYDYDASGSVTKETDFSGRQLLYRYNNAGQLIEKTAGDGVKTHYHYNVMGQPIRQELFDRGEQKAPTLTRFAYDKRGHITAAQNRDATIEFERDELGRIVSESINGRIIESNYNALGELASKNFDGRLAHYHYDANGLLNTLTIGKHAPLQFERDLMGRERSRRSGAGFIEQRQWSQIGQLKTQIAGKDSELFNTQHYGFQHQDIPTRTQGDIGAARSYHYDKAFNPTVINDARSGSTHYHYNANNQITKVDYQQQHQQAGLIQERFHYDKTKNIVSVEQQDKGTSLSLLQDAPVHNTHNSIKRTAGGRIQRRGDTTYAYDAQGRMIGKRVDKNGFRPQKWSYQWNGEDQLTRVTTPDNATWEYQYDPFGRRIGKSCIQAGTKHQRHKTYEQVNYLWSGNLLSEERRIYADGTEQTVAYHYEQDSFVPIAQEVDGELSYIVTDHLGTPKELISEEGEVRWYTRHQLWGRTVQLKTHSNNAANDDCHLRFQGQLEDEESGLYYNRFRYYDPESGDYLSQDPIGLKGGLRPNGYVETPTTWIDPFGLSQDKSKPCKEVAKKVPNPGGRLGKQSTRQHIDEVATEMEKRGFTITDGGNRLPEEYLPGPGGGRKGSSFPDITATKNGRTVRVNTVDTRADGLTPSTREARNAARIRSQTPGDHLLLIPKP; this is translated from the coding sequence ATGAGCCAGGAAGAGCATTCATTAGGTGGCGGTAGTTCGTCAAATATCATCGACGATGCCAAAGAAGATCTCGATAACTTCCCTACCGCCAATATTTACGATGGCGGCTGTGCAGAATGTGCCTGTGAAATTCCTATTGAACTGAAGTATGAAAAAGATGATGCCCCCGTTCCCGATGCCGAGTTTGTTGTTAAGTGGGGAGAACAAGAAGAAGGGGAAGAGGGCGAAATCATTGTCACGCCTAAAACCGACGCCCAAAAAGCTGCACCTGAAATTAAAGGGGTGGTGGATACAAATGGTTTAGCACGCGTTAAAAACAGCCCCTGTGGCAGTTATGTTGTGCTCTTTGGCGAAGGTTCTGATGCCTTAAAGGTAGAATCTCTAGATGAAAAGTCCGATCTTTATCTCGCCATTGAAGACGCATCCGCAAAAGCAGGGGTTGGCTCACTGACACCCACAGGCCGTGGTCAATTGATGTGGTGGCTGGTGTATTGGACAAAGCAAAAAGCAGCGAAATACAAAATCGAGCAAATTAGACATAAGAATATTTCTGATAAAACAGAAATTACCGCTTTTGTTGAAAAGCACGGTAAAGCCTTATGGACAGATAACAATGGACAAGTCGATCAACGAGCTAAGAGCGAAGTTTTACAAGAGCTGCGCAATGATTCTTTAGCCGATATTGCCACAGATAACTGGAACCCTTTTAGCAGTGATGGCGCGCTTGTACGCTTAGAACAAGAATTAAATAACCGCCTAGACCATATTAACTACCCCGATGACCCCGCTGCCAATAAAGTGGCCAAAGAGCTGGAAACAACTCTGGTTAATGGCATTAAAATCCCTGACTCAAGATTTTATAAAATACTACAAAATATTGGCCAAGCGGAACGTGTGGCAGCACAGCTCTTCGACCCTGATGCCGACGACGGCTGGGATGTATTTTTACTGGTGGCTGAAGCCATTTTAGGTTTTATACCTGTTGTTGGCGATATTATTGATGTGATTGACATTATTAGATGGGTCTGTCAATTTTTAGGTGACGATGGTGAAACGCCTACTACGTGGGATTATATCGAACTGGGGGCACTGTCACTGGGGTTTATTCCGGTTGCTGGTTTTTTTCTAAAAAAAGCCTTTGCTCCTATTGCACGCTTTTTTGCCGGTATTCGCGGCGCGTCGAAAGCCAGCGGCAAAGCCAGCGATTTATTGCAAGAAACCATAAAGGTTCTAAGAAATGTCGCCAATGGCAATCTTGTAAAATGGATTCGCAAAAAACAACAGGAGGTGAAACATCATGTCGATTTCCTAAAAGAAAAAATGGTCAAGATGTGCGAAAGCGTTATTGCTGCACTGAAAGAATATATTGATAAGTTATGGTTTAGGAGTCGCTTTGCTGAAAAAATCTTGACAGCGTTTAAGACGTTTAAAGATAAAGTGGAAGAATATCTCGATCTTTTTTTTGAAATGATTGACGAATTAGTAAAAACCTTTATTAAAAAAATCGCCAATCGTTTTACCGCAACCACTGTTGCCAAAAATTCGAAAGAGACCACCGTCTTTAAATTGGGACGCCGCCAAGCCGATGGTTCAGGAGGACTTGCCAAAAAAGGACATGGCAAACCCAAGGGGCCGTGTCCTAAAGCGGGGCAATTAGCGACTATGGGAACCTTAGTAGCGGCGTCGAGTTTAGCAGGGCCGTCGTCGAATCCTGCGGAGGAAAGCAACCCGGTCAATATGATCCTCGGCCAACCCTTTATTAACCAAGTAGATATTAGCGCAGGCCACTTTACTTTAGAGCGCACCTGGACACCGGGCCAGGGGGGCGGTTTATTTGGCCCGCACTGGAGCACACCCCTGTCTAATTTTGTCGAAATTGGCCCTGAAGGCGCCATTTTCCAAACGGCCATGGGCCGCAAAATCCCCTTCGATGTACCCTTTGACGGCGCCGTCTGCGTCAATATTCACGATAATAACTATAAGCTAATGGCCTACGGCAACGGCTACGCCATTGAAGATGCCAATAACTTATTATGGATTTACCAATGGCACGACGGCATGGTAAGGCGACTGTCTGCCGTGCGCGATAGCAACGGCCAGGGTTTTGATATTGCCTATGCCCCCGACACCGAGGCCCCCATCGGCTTAAAGCCCACCCAGATTACCCTTACCAATGGCGATATCTACGACCTTGAAGTACAGGGGGGCCGTTTACAGCGGGTGCACCATCGCGCCAGCGGCATTATCGAGGCCGAGTTTGACTATAACGAGCAGGGCTTATTAATCGGTGCCAGCGATGCGGCGGGCTATCGCATGGGCTATGCCTACGACAGCAAACGCCGTGTAGTGGGCTTGGATTATAACGGCGAGCACTGCACCGCCTATGAATACGACAATCAAAACCGCGTGATTGGCGTGGCCACCGATACCGATTACTACCACGATCGCTTTGACTATGGCCAGCCCAATAGTGAGGGTGTAAGAGCCGTTAGTTTTATAAATACCTTAGGCGAGCGCAAAAGCCTGCATATTGATAGCGAAGATCAGGTTATTGCGGTTATCGAACCCCAAGGGCGAGTCAACAAATACCACTACAATCAAGACGGCGATGTGGTTCGTGTTATTACCCCGCAAAAGAGCGAGTTTAACTATCAATGGGACACATTGAGCAACCTTTTAGCCATCACCTACCCCGACGGCAGTACGGAAGCATTCGAACGCGATAAACGCGGTCGCCTGCTCAGCTATACCGACCAAGGCGGCGCCCAATGGCAATACGAAAGGGACGACAAGGGCAATATTATTGCCGAACATTCCCCCGATGGCCGCTGTTGGCGCTACCAACTTAACGAACGCGGCCAAGCGACTAGAATTTATCAGCCCGACGGCTCCATCGTTACCCTGGCCTATAATGCCCAACAACGCTTATCCCAGTGGACCGACGCTCTCGGCGCTACCACCACCTTTACCTACAATAGCCACGGCCAGTTAAGCACCCGCACCTACCCCGATGGCACCGCCACCCATTTTCAATATGACACCATGGGCCGTATCACCGCCGCCACCCTCGCCAATGGCAGCTCATTACAGTGGCGCTGGTCGGCGCGAGGGGATCTTATTGAAGCCATCGACGGAGAAGGTAAAAAAACACAGCGACAATATGGCCCTTATGGTTTACTACAAGCCGTCACTGACCCCAGCGGCGGCACGGTTCATTTTGAATATGATCAACTGCTGCGTTTAACGGATGTCATTAACGAAAATAATGAACGCTATCGCTATGACTATGACGCCAGTGGCAGCGTCACCAAAGAGACGGACTTTTCCGGGCGGCAACTCTTATATCGCTACAATAACGCAGGACAGCTTATTGAAAAAACAGCAGGCGATGGCGTAAAAACTCACTATCACTATAATGTGATGGGACAGCCTATTCGCCAGGAATTATTTGATAGGGGCGAACAGAAAGCGCCAACACTGACTCGCTTTGCATACGATAAACGCGGGCACATCACCGCCGCACAAAATCGCGATGCCACGATTGAATTTGAGCGCGATGAGCTGGGACGCATTGTCAGCGAAAGTATTAACGGGCGCATAATTGAATCCAATTACAACGCCTTAGGTGAATTGGCCTCGAAAAACTTTGATGGCCGCCTTGCTCATTATCATTACGACGCCAATGGTTTACTTAACACCTTAACTATCGGCAAACACGCGCCCTTACAGTTTGAGCGGGACTTAATGGGCCGCGAACGCAGCCGCCGTTCTGGCGCAGGTTTTATCGAACAACGCCAATGGAGCCAGATAGGCCAACTTAAAACCCAAATCGCAGGCAAAGACAGCGAGCTGTTTAATACACAGCACTATGGTTTTCAGCATCAAGATATCCCCACCCGCACCCAAGGGGATATAGGCGCAGCGCGCAGCTATCACTACGATAAAGCCTTTAATCCCACCGTGATTAACGACGCCCGCTCCGGCAGTACTCATTACCACTATAACGCCAACAACCAAATTACAAAGGTCGACTACCAGCAACAACACCAGCAAGCAGGATTAATCCAAGAACGCTTTCACTACGACAAGACCAAAAATATTGTCAGTGTAGAGCAGCAGGACAAAGGCACCTCCCTCTCCCTGCTGCAAGACGCGCCGGTGCACAACACACACAACAGTATCAAACGCACCGCCGGCGGCCGCATCCAACGCCGAGGCGACACCACCTACGCCTACGACGCCCAGGGTCGCATGATCGGCAAACGTGTAGATAAAAACGGCTTTCGCCCACAAAAATGGAGCTATCAATGGAACGGCGAAGACCAATTAACACGAGTAACAACGCCAGATAATGCCACCTGGGAATATCAGTACGATCCCTTTGGCAGGCGCATTGGTAAAAGTTGTATTCAAGCAGGAACAAAACATCAGCGCCATAAAACCTATGAACAAGTGAACTACTTATGGTCGGGTAACCTGTTAAGTGAAGAGCGACGAATATATGCGGATGGCACGGAGCAAACGGTTGCTTACCATTACGAGCAGGATAGTTTTGTACCGATAGCGCAAGAGGTGGATGGTGAGCTGAGTTATATTGTTACCGATCATTTAGGTACGCCAAAGGAACTCATATCCGAAGAAGGAGAAGTGCGTTGGTATACGCGCCATCAGCTTTGGGGGAGAACCGTACAATTAAAAACCCACTCGAATAACGCTGCGAATGATGACTGTCACCTGCGTTTTCAAGGGCAGTTAGAGGATGAGGAAAGCGGGCTTTACTATAATCGGTTTCGTTATTATGATCCTGAATCTGGGGATTATTTAAGTCAAGATCCGATTGGGTTGAAAGGTGGATTAAGGCCGAATGGATATGTAGAAACGCCTACTACTTGGATTGATCCTTTTGGGTTGAGTCAGGATAAATCAAAGCCGTGTAAGGAAGTTGCAAAGAAAGTACCGAACCCAGGGGGGCGTTTAGGAAAGCAGA
- a CDS encoding DUF4123 domain-containing protein → MTTNSDTGSKLEYSDGLQFYIFEELESLVKNGQLYTIIDAITHNDVAGFAAELIDEGLASTLPEIGASEFTSNDAIPYIVKISPRFWRFITREIWPPSKNAETPEESLPSWGIFFELADNSLAFSSLVKHWRRWYFVDLPNNQQPTPQQKAETPHTRAVFRFFDPRLISAFLDVATVSEKITFFGPTARIFLPQGDGSANIYQAPEITPETSNIRPLNISEKTPFIMRPEHMQALELRRLEQRIPVFREYLEKHFEVEFQRWNIEDRELFIQSGLRKASDYGFLSERSAAGWLSLQLLYGFDFASSQPWAMNILKDPRHTVGNEDHADRLINAGFDNYQRIQAQQVQEGAKS, encoded by the coding sequence ATGACAACCAATTCAGATACGGGCTCAAAGCTTGAGTATAGTGATGGTTTGCAGTTTTATATATTCGAGGAGCTAGAGTCCCTTGTAAAAAATGGCCAGCTGTACACGATTATTGATGCAATCACCCACAACGATGTAGCAGGCTTTGCTGCTGAATTAATAGATGAAGGCTTAGCAAGCACCTTACCCGAAATCGGAGCATCAGAATTCACATCAAATGATGCCATACCCTATATTGTAAAAATTTCACCGCGTTTTTGGCGGTTTATAACTCGCGAAATTTGGCCACCATCTAAAAATGCAGAAACACCTGAAGAAAGTTTACCCAGCTGGGGTATTTTTTTTGAGCTTGCGGATAATAGTTTAGCTTTTTCCTCACTGGTTAAACATTGGCGACGCTGGTATTTTGTCGACTTACCCAATAACCAACAGCCAACACCACAACAAAAAGCCGAAACCCCACATACCCGTGCGGTATTTCGCTTTTTTGATCCGCGTTTAATTAGCGCCTTTCTCGATGTTGCAACAGTCTCAGAAAAAATAACGTTTTTTGGCCCAACAGCACGAATATTTTTACCCCAAGGCGACGGCTCTGCAAATATTTATCAAGCACCAGAAATAACGCCTGAAACCAGCAATATTCGCCCATTAAATATCAGCGAAAAAACGCCTTTTATTATGCGTCCCGAGCATATGCAGGCTTTGGAACTTAGGCGTTTAGAACAGAGAATTCCTGTCTTTCGCGAATATTTAGAAAAACACTTCGAAGTCGAGTTTCAACGTTGGAATATTGAAGATAGAGAGCTATTTATTCAGAGCGGCTTACGCAAGGCCAGCGATTATGGCTTTTTATCCGAACGTTCCGCCGCCGGTTGGTTATCTCTACAACTGTTATACGGCTTTGACTTTGCCAGCAGCCAACCCTGGGCTATGAATATTTTAAAAGACCCACGCCACACAGTAGGCAATGAAGACCACGCCGATCGTTTAATTAACGCAGGCTTTGACAATTACCAGCGCATACAAGCACAGCAAGTACAAGAGGGAGCAAAATCATGA
- a CDS encoding type VI secretion system Vgr family protein, with the protein MTDATKYTQEHRLVSMSDISLGNDTLLITHFSGTEHISQLFQFEVTFLSANLDIQPEQIVGKDVTITINSSTKRYFHSYINRFVFGEIVADDLREYKITLVPWLWFLSQTNNHRIFQNKNTQEIVSQVLQDLGFSDFEFRAAGGSPREYCIQHNESDLNFITRLLAEDGINYFFQHEQGKHKLIFVDPQYSHEMCPESDLEYSHGSNPNAQISGWQHKHHFKKGAWALNDYDFKTPDKNLNSHISTLSKYQNNASYEHYEYPGLYGSNLGRTLVKMRMEAEESERHCVNAQSDYTSLYAGGRFNLAKHTTASEKGHYILTEVTHTATDTTYLNNDEGKLGYCNSFACVPDSVPIRPRLQQRPLMRGPQTAVVVGPAGEEIYVDEYGRIKVQFIWDREGQKNEHSTCFLRVAQTWAGNKWGASFIPRIGHEVVVDFYDGDPDRPFVSGSVYNGKNKPPYTMKTVSGIKSHSTKGGSGKNYNELRFDDKKGSEQIYVHAEKDQDIVVENDKREHVFKDRHKTVEQDQYEITKRDHHTVIGKDRLEEVQNSSFLRIARDYVAKIGQNVMRIVGGGEMHKIMGSRTREVMGSEGIDIKKSRSVKVGKELFHKGPTMVYQGEKELTIKGPGGFIKIDSSGVTIVGKKVKINEGGSAGVAEIVAASDPNEAEKPRVADIAIDGRH; encoded by the coding sequence ATGACTGACGCAACTAAGTATACCCAAGAACATCGTCTAGTAAGTATGTCAGATATAAGCCTTGGCAATGACACTCTGCTTATTACTCATTTTTCAGGTACTGAACATATTTCTCAGTTGTTTCAATTTGAAGTTACATTCCTTTCTGCAAACCTTGATATACAACCAGAACAAATTGTTGGTAAAGACGTTACCATCACTATTAATAGCAGCACTAAGCGCTATTTCCACAGCTATATTAACCGCTTTGTTTTTGGTGAAATTGTTGCAGATGATTTGCGTGAATATAAAATTACTCTTGTGCCTTGGTTATGGTTTTTATCACAAACAAACAACCACCGAATTTTCCAAAATAAGAATACCCAAGAGATTGTGAGCCAGGTTCTTCAAGATCTTGGGTTTAGCGATTTTGAATTTCGTGCAGCGGGAGGCTCACCCCGAGAATATTGTATTCAACATAATGAAAGTGATTTAAATTTTATCACACGCCTGTTAGCTGAAGACGGTATTAATTATTTTTTTCAACATGAGCAGGGCAAACACAAACTTATTTTTGTCGACCCACAGTACTCTCATGAAATGTGCCCTGAGAGTGATTTGGAATATTCTCACGGTAGTAACCCCAACGCTCAAATTTCTGGTTGGCAACACAAGCACCACTTCAAAAAAGGGGCTTGGGCACTCAATGATTACGACTTTAAAACCCCAGATAAAAATCTTAACTCACACATTAGTACCCTAAGTAAATACCAGAATAACGCCAGTTACGAGCACTATGAATATCCCGGTTTATATGGCAGCAACCTTGGCCGCACTCTAGTGAAAATGCGCATGGAAGCGGAAGAATCTGAACGTCATTGTGTTAACGCCCAAAGTGACTACACCAGCCTCTATGCCGGTGGCCGCTTTAACCTGGCAAAGCACACAACGGCAAGCGAAAAAGGCCATTATATTTTAACTGAAGTTACCCACACCGCCACCGATACTACTTATCTAAACAACGATGAAGGCAAACTGGGGTATTGCAACAGTTTTGCTTGTGTTCCAGACAGTGTTCCTATACGCCCTAGATTACAACAACGTCCGCTAATGCGAGGCCCACAAACTGCGGTTGTAGTCGGCCCGGCCGGTGAAGAAATCTATGTCGACGAATACGGCCGCATTAAAGTCCAATTTATCTGGGATAGAGAAGGGCAAAAAAACGAGCACAGTACCTGTTTTCTCAGAGTGGCGCAAACTTGGGCGGGCAATAAATGGGGGGCTTCATTTATCCCACGTATCGGCCATGAAGTAGTGGTGGATTTCTACGATGGTGATCCCGATCGCCCTTTTGTTAGCGGCTCGGTTTATAACGGCAAAAATAAACCGCCATACACTATGAAGACCGTGAGCGGTATCAAGTCACACTCCACTAAGGGAGGCTCGGGTAAGAATTACAATGAACTTCGCTTCGATGACAAAAAAGGATCGGAGCAAATTTATGTCCATGCCGAAAAAGACCAAGATATCGTCGTGGAAAATGATAAACGCGAGCATGTATTTAAGGACAGGCACAAAACCGTTGAACAAGACCAATACGAAATTACCAAGCGCGACCATCACACGGTTATCGGCAAAGACAGGCTTGAAGAAGTACAAAACTCCAGCTTTTTACGCATAGCAAGAGATTATGTTGCCAAAATAGGACAAAACGTGATGCGTATTGTCGGCGGCGGTGAAATGCATAAAATCATGGGATCTCGCACCCGCGAGGTAATGGGTTCTGAAGGCATTGATATCAAAAAATCTCGCTCCGTTAAAGTGGGCAAGGAGCTGTTTCACAAAGGCCCCACCATGGTCTATCAGGGAGAAAAAGAACTCACGATTAAAGGCCCTGGTGGCTTTATTAAAATTGATTCCAGCGGCGTTACCATCGTCGGTAAAAAAGTCAAAATTAATGAAGGTGGCAGTGCTGGAGTTGCCGAAATTGTTGCCGCATCCGACCCTAACGAAGCGGAAAAACCCCGGGTTGCCGACATTGCTATTGATGGTCGCCACTAA
- a CDS encoding YggS family pyridoxal phosphate-dependent enzyme, with the protein MPSIADRLETVRDRICQATHENHRSDSDILLLAVSKKHPASAIAAAHAVGQNHFGENYLQEALDKIESLSMPELIWHFIGPIQSNKTRAIAENFHWVHTVDRLKIAQRLSNQRPAALAPINLCIQVNIDNELSKSGVTIEEVEELAVAIENLPNIKLRGLMAIPRPNTGDINEGSNAFKKMYDLFNQLKSNNLFSNFDTLSMGMSADLEMAIANGSTIVRIGTDIFGPREK; encoded by the coding sequence ATGCCTTCTATTGCTGACAGACTTGAGACAGTTCGAGACAGAATTTGTCAGGCAACTCATGAAAATCATCGCTCAGACAGCGATATTCTGTTGTTGGCGGTGAGTAAAAAACACCCAGCCAGTGCCATTGCCGCTGCCCATGCCGTTGGTCAAAATCATTTTGGTGAGAATTATCTACAAGAAGCTTTAGATAAAATAGAATCATTATCCATGCCAGAACTTATATGGCATTTTATAGGGCCAATTCAGTCCAATAAAACACGTGCTATTGCCGAAAACTTTCACTGGGTTCATACCGTCGACAGGTTGAAAATTGCCCAAAGGTTGTCCAACCAGAGACCGGCGGCGCTGGCGCCCATCAACCTTTGCATCCAAGTCAACATTGATAATGAGTTAAGTAAGTCTGGCGTTACCATCGAAGAAGTTGAAGAACTGGCTGTCGCTATAGAAAACTTGCCCAACATCAAGCTGCGTGGACTTATGGCAATACCTCGGCCAAATACTGGTGATATTAACGAAGGTAGCAACGCGTTTAAAAAAATGTACGATCTTTTTAACCAGCTCAAATCAAACAATCTATTTTCTAACTTCGACACTTTGTCCATGGGAATGTCAGCAGACTTAGAAATGGCAATAGCCAATGGCTCTACAATCGTTAGAATTGGAACAGATATTTTCGGCCCGCGAGAAAAATAA
- a CDS encoding type IV pilus twitching motility protein PilT: MDITELLAFSAKQGASDLHLSAGLPPMIRVDGDVRRINLPPMEHKQVHGLIYDIMNDKQRKDYEEYLETDFSFEVPGVARFRVNAFNQNRGSGAVFRTIPSKVLTMEELGMGQVFRDVSSVPRGLVLVTGPTGSGKSTTLAAMIDFINENKYHHVLTIEDPIEFVHESKKCLINQREVHKDTHGFAEALRSALREDPDIILVGEMRDLETIRLALTAAETGHLVFGTLHTTSAAKTIDRVVDVFPANEKSMVRSMLSESLEAVISQTLLKKNGGGRVAAHEIMRGTPAIRNLIREDKVAQMYSAIQTGGAVGMQTMDQCLSDMVERRIVTRDVAKEKAKIPENF; this comes from the coding sequence ATGGATATAACTGAGTTGTTGGCATTTTCTGCTAAACAAGGGGCGTCAGATTTGCACTTGTCTGCTGGCTTGCCACCGATGATCCGTGTTGATGGTGACGTACGTCGTATTAATTTGCCACCGATGGAACACAAACAGGTTCATGGTTTGATTTATGACATCATGAACGACAAGCAAAGAAAAGACTACGAAGAATATCTTGAAACAGACTTTTCGTTTGAGGTGCCAGGTGTTGCGCGTTTCCGGGTAAACGCGTTCAACCAAAACCGCGGTTCTGGCGCTGTGTTTCGTACCATTCCATCAAAGGTTTTGACCATGGAGGAGCTGGGTATGGGGCAGGTATTTCGCGATGTATCTTCCGTGCCTCGAGGTCTTGTTCTCGTCACCGGGCCTACTGGTTCAGGCAAGTCCACTACCTTGGCTGCCATGATTGATTTTATCAATGAAAATAAGTATCACCATGTGTTAACCATTGAGGATCCCATAGAATTTGTTCACGAGAGTAAAAAGTGCCTAATCAATCAACGTGAGGTACATAAAGATACTCACGGCTTCGCCGAAGCTTTGCGATCAGCTCTGCGGGAAGACCCGGATATCATTCTCGTAGGTGAGATGCGAGATTTGGAAACGATTCGTCTTGCTCTTACCGCTGCAGAAACGGGGCACTTGGTATTTGGTACCCTGCATACTACCTCTGCTGCGAAAACCATCGACCGGGTTGTGGACGTATTCCCTGCTAATGAAAAATCTATGGTGCGTTCTATGTTGTCGGAATCTTTAGAAGCGGTAATTTCTCAAACGTTGCTGAAGAAAAATGGTGGCGGTCGTGTGGCTGCGCACGAAATTATGCGCGGAACCCCAGCGATTCGTAACCTCATCCGTGAAGATAAAGTGGCGCAAATGTACTCGGCCATTCAGACTGGTGGTGCCGTGGGTATGCAGACTATGGATCAGTGTTTGTCCGATATGGTTGAAAGACGCATCGTGACCCGTGATGTGGCAAAAGAGAAAGCCAAAATCCCAGAGAACTTTTAG